Proteins from a genomic interval of Medicago truncatula cultivar Jemalong A17 chromosome 3, MtrunA17r5.0-ANR, whole genome shotgun sequence:
- the LOC120579690 gene encoding uncharacterized protein: MPATKDVDIGDSQETIAMEDINKLIEEDPLFALKKLLTGVQSYSIRTSLQELKILMDSSSDLDHLLSNQDSILNLLSLLRRLNQHQRLLPSNVKEFVEKVQNFFNDNIMRHTTSQQLLKKHNQLLDLETELRNKLKSATSTQTHIDSESSTANAQIHDLSLQIDDLKSVVNKCDVQKQKLKAECTEWALQSKELLSALASTEIDVIEADRMRNLATEGFANLKSSFPTI; this comes from the exons ATGCCTGCCACCAAAGACGTTGATATTGGAGACTCCCAGGAAACTATTg CAATGGAAGACATCAACAAGCTGATCGAGGAAGACCCACTTTTTGCACTTAAGAAGCTTCTTACTGGAGTGCAAAGTTATTCCATTAGAACTTCACTTCAAGAGTTGAAGATTTTGATGGACTCTTCATCAGACCTTGACCATCTTCTATCTAACCAAGATTCCATATTGAATTTGCTTTCACTTCTTCGCCGATTGAATCAGCATCAACGACTCTTACCTTCGAATGTGAAGGAGTTTGTTGAGAAAGTGCAGAACTTCTTCAATGACAACATTATGAGACACACCACTTCTCAACAACTACTCAAGAAGCACAATCAACTTCTTGATTTGGAAACCGAGCTGAGGAACAAACTTAAGAGTGCAACTAGCACACAAACCCACATTGACAGTGAATCTTCAACTGCCAATGCTCAGATACATGATCTCTCTTTAcaaattgatgatttgaagtcAGTAGTGAACAAATGTGATGTTCAGAAGCAGAAGTTGAAGGCTGAATGCACTGAATGGGCACTGCAAAGCAAAGAGTTACTCTCTGCACTTGCGTCAACGGAGATCGATGTCATAGAAGCTGACCGTATGAGGAATTTGGCAACAGAAGGCTTTGCTAATTTAAAATCTTCCTTTCCTACAATTTAG
- the LOC120579594 gene encoding probable disease resistance protein At1g61300 has translation MREQFQVATNKGKGIKSNARFWEENAEKLIQENTERKQSWFFGFCPDCIWRYKRGEDLSTKTKEIRKLMEVKFENVELDRHLPGVERYSSQYYIPFESRNLKYEDLLDALRDDSNYITALRGMGGTGKTTLAKEVGKQLKTSEQFNHVIKTTVSFTPNIEKIQDDIAGSLGLELEGISSSNRQNKLWSRLTNGEKILLILDDVWENLNFEDIGIPKSDNHEGCKVLVITRILKVCNQMAVSSRREVKLQLNAKDYQLQLVTVASSLKDEKRLEEWDISLKILQKPVSMGDVGIDLVDVYKCLKFSYEFLKDKKAEGLFHLCSTFPEDAEISTEVLTRLGIGVGLFGDDYGSYKDARIQAATSKNKLLDCYLLLETKKGDVKMHDLVREVAQLIRKNEAKIVNKSQKSLVESDKKIKYLICEGNLRDLFANKFDGSELEILIGDMDMTGFLQIPISFFKNIPRLRVLNLSCHNSYPRCLSLPQSMEPLSNIRSLSFAKVVLSDISVFGGLQSLETLELTHCEIDELPHEIEKLKNFRLLKLEKCKIRNNNPFEVIQRCPSLEELYFLDSFNGFCKEITLPTLQRYRLSDVSYYHYRMKDPISRGVFLKWDYFSEATLKFVMETAELLHLEGTDKGWRNLMPGILPMDNGMNDLIDLVLENCHQIQCLVDTKHIKSKVPSVFSNLKNVTLRSCSMLVSVFDLSTSRGLLLLEKLEIIDCEKLENIITTDCDNDNNNSCNSMFPNLKFLCIEKCHQLQFILPCHSAGDFLLLESIMIRSCDELKYIFGQHQDVKLASLKELELLVVPNFINIFPEPSSIKGSSNSISKLQSESVKSNTLAWSQICCFGYKSRGSTSTKMPLVSKDEPKDCSITLVTPSHIFIYSFWF, from the exons ATGAGGGAACAATTTCAAGTGGCCACCAATAAAGGAAAAGGTATCAAATCTAATGCTCGATTTTGGGAAGAAAATGCTGAAAAGCTCATTCAAGAGAACACCGAGAGAAAACAAAGTtggttttttggattttgtccTGATTGTATTTGGAGATATAAAAGGGGAGAAGACTTGTCGACAAAGACAAAGGAGATTAGAAAACTAATGGaagtgaaatttgaaaatgttgaaCTTGATCGTCATCTTCCAGGTGTTGAGCGTTATTCTTCTCAATATTACATTCCTTTTGAAAGCAGAAACTTGAAATACGAAGATCTTTTGGATGCACTAAGAGATGACAGCAATTATATTACTGCATTGCGAGGAATGGGGGGCACAGGAAAAACTACATTGGCAAAAGAAGTGGGTAAACAACTTAAGACATCAGAGCAATTCAATCATGTTATCAAAACCACAGTGTCATTTACTCCTAATATAGAAAAGATTCAAGATGACATTGCTGGATCCTTAGGATTGGAATTGGAGGGCATCAGTTCATCAAACCGACAAAACAAGTTGTGGAGCAGATTAACCAATGGTGAGAAAATTCTGCTGATATTGGATGATGTGTGGGAAAATCTCAATTTTGAGGACATAGGGATTCCAAAGAGTGATAATCACGAAGGATGCAAAGTACTTGTAATCACACGCATTCTGAAGGTATGCAACCAAATGGCAG TATCCTCGAGAAGGGAAGTAAAATTGCAATTGAATGCAAAAGACTACCAATTGCAATTGGTTACTGTCGCTAGCAGTTTGAAGGATGAAAAACGCCTTGAAGAGTGGGATATTTCATTAAAGATCTTACAGAAGCCTGTGTCCATGGGCGATGTTGGTATTGATTTGGTTGATGTTTATAAATGTTTGAAGTTTAGCTATGAATTTCTGAAGGATAAAAAAGCCGAGGGACTTTTCCACTTATGTTCTACATTCCCAGAAGATGCAGAAATTTCAACAGAAGTTCTAACCAGGCTTGGAATAGGAGTTGGCCTTTTTGGGGATGATTATGGTAGTTACAAAGATGCTCGAATTCAAGCAGCTACATCAAAAAATAAACTCCTAgattgttatttattgttggaGACAAAGAAAGGAGATGTGAAAATGCATGACTTGGTTCGTGAAGTAGCTCAATTGATAAGAAAGAATGAGGCTAAGATAGTAAACAAAAGTCAAAAGTCACTGGTTGAAAGCGAtaagaaaatcaaatatttgataTGCGAAGGAAATCTTAGAGATTTATTTGCAAATAAGTTTGATGGTTCTGAACTTGAGATTCTAATTGGCGACATGGATATGACGGGCTTTTTGCAGATCCCCAtttcattctttaaaaatattccAAGGCTTCGTGTTTTGAATTTATCATGCCATAATTCTTATCCTCGTTGTCTATCATTACCACAATCAATGGAGCCATTGTCGAATATTCGTTCTCTATCATTTGCAAAAGTTGTTTTGAGTGACATTTCTGTTTTTGGAGGCCTGCAAAGTCTTGAGACTCTTGAGTTGACTCATTGTGAAATTGATGAACTTCCTCATGAAATTGAAAAACTGAAGAATTTTAGATTGTTGAAGTTGGAAAAGTGtaaaattagaaataataaCCCATTTGAAGTTATCCAAAGATGCCCATCACTTGAAGAATTGTACTTCTTGGATAGTTTCAATGGTTTTTGTAAGGAAATAACCTTACCAACATTGCAAAGGTATCGTCTCAGCGATGTCTCCTATTATCATTATAGGATGAAAGATCCAATATCAAGAGGTGTGTTTTTGAAATGGGATTATTTCTCAGAAGCAACATTGAAGTTTGTGATGGAAACAGCAGAGCTTCTTCATTTGGAAGGAACCGACAAGGGATGGAGAAATCTCATGCCTGGGATTCTTCCTATGGATAATGGTATGAATGATCTAATTGATCTTGTTTTGGAAAATTGTCATCAAATACAGTGCCTGGTAGACACTAAACATATAAAATCTAAAGTACCAAGTGTCTTCTCCAATCTTAAGAACGTGACCTTAAGATCATGTTCTATGTtggtttctgtttttgatctgtCAACTTCTAGAGGCCTGCTGCTATTGGAGAAATTGGAAATAATTGATTGCGAGAAATTGGAAAACATAATTACAACTGATTGTGATAATGATAATAACAATAGTTGCAACTCAATGTTTCCAAATCTGAAATTtctttgtattgaaaaatgtcACCAATTACAATTTATACTTCCATGTCACTCTGCTGGAGACTTTTTGTTACTAGAATCTATCATGATAAGAAGTTGTGACGAGCTGAAGTACATATTTGGCCAACACCAAGATGTTAAACTCGCTTCACTAAAAGAATTGGAGCTTCTTGTTGTGCCAAATTTCATCAACATATTTCCAGAGCCTTCATCCATTAAAGGGTCATCTAATTCCATTTCCAAGCTACAATCAGAATCAGTGAAATCTAATACATTGGCTTGGAGTCAAATATGTTGTTTTGGATACAAATCGAGAGGCAGCACAAGTACTAAAATGCCACTGGTTTCTAAGGATGAACCGAAAGACTGCTCAATCACCCTGGTAACAccatctcatattttcatttatagTTTCTGGTTTTAG
- the LOC25491040 gene encoding uncharacterized protein: MDGEITSKSKPLPSIISPIASQFPLIPSKDFDLYLHMESLYQQFPEVSKGHSNGNENQSAQITKEFAAWIKAEAASRHKLTSSQLEVSASERLAGATLSTISETIDEPPIQLVAPKQKAFPLFS; encoded by the exons ATGGATGGTGAAATAACTTCCAAATCAAAACCCCTTCCCAGCATCATATCTCCTATTGCATCTCAGTTTCCTTTAATTCCTTCGAAAG attttgatttgTATTTGCATATGGAGAGTTTATATCAACAATTTCCAGAAGTTTCTAAGGGTCACAGTAATGGTAATGAAAATCAAAGTGCACAAATCACTAAAGAATTTGCAGCCTGGATTAAAGCAGAAGCAGCATCAAGGCACAAGTTGACTTCATCACAG TTGGAGGTCTCTGCATCAGAAAGATTAGCAGGTGCAACTTTGTCCACCATTTCAGAAACAATCGATGAGCCACCTATACAATTAGTTGCTCCTAAACAAAAGGCATTTCCCTTATTTTCCTAG